agtcctgctgcaaggagctgctgggaggatgacaatttgtgggagggacgaaacaaattaaatggggtcacactgaaatgacagtccttggtcgggaaaaatcccgagtcgctccggtacatagaaccgactgccttgggaagcgagggcgttggttccacattacaattaaagagatggttggtgtcatgtggggacacattgcaagcagggcgtacattttgtaggtctgggttgattctggattggtaagagtttaatctgttacaatATCcacatcgaagttgagctagagtgactcgtgtttccctggggagtgtgcgttcctcttccgcaagttttgagtactggattcaccgggtaattcccggcataaaggtccgacgcctgtttgtggagttcactacgtcctgcttgtgttttttggcttcatacggctgagttctcaggtgccgtatttcctcataatgcttacggagatgactccttaagcccccgGGCAGTGTTGGCTAATCAATCAGATgcttgttgggatgcccaggtttctgggtattcaacaggaactgtttagttagcatctaatttctctccctaatggggagtattctcgcctcattatgtacatagatggtgttctggggacataagaagacagcccgtggtggttctgagagcagtcttttggcaggcctgtagcttcttccagtgagtagtttttaggcttggcgactatataTGGGACGCGATAAGGAGATTTCTCGTTGGTTTTAGAGAGTTTTATCGATGGTGATAGTCTTTTTCCTGATATTTATCTGTACGTTTCGGTAAATAACCCCATTAAGTGCTGCCGCACTATCTGGGGAAAGATTGCATATTACCACATTTAACCTCCTAAGTCATCTAATCCCCTGCTTTTGTGAGGAATTTGTATTAGACTGCCAAATAAAATGGATGACGATTAGGTTAGCAAAGCTATGaatttgcgctggcaacctcttgaggGGGTTGTAAACCCCTATTCCAATCTAAATTTCTGTTGGCTCATTTTAGTCTGCACGCAGCTCCTCCGTAGTGTTAGCAATCcaaaacatattgttacgaatattagcaaaactaaggggtgctgccatccctaagccgatgctaagcagtgacgtgaattcacatcaataattcaatcattatgtatctacataaacgaaacaataattgcgtctacacatatgtaccatgtacgtatacgagcagcggagaaaccatgcacaaacaaatgcatatatctgagatactcctgacagtatgcaatgagagaagctataatatcgtgcaattgtagttacagctgagaagtttgagagctgatggcaactagtagattctggaagcgcctagaagatgcgaacgttgaaatcagagagtataaaaggcagcaaatgtagaggcgctggatttcagtttgatttaagctatcgaacagtttcgattaagacgctatctagcgagccatagcagtattaaattgaaagtagagtttcatttgagctataaatcagtttggtttaagcaagctattagtagcgaagtataagtgttattgtgaagtactttaataaaggccctttttgcattattcaatattggagttatttattcaacagtttagcgtatcgaacgttagcagaagatttgaaataagcggaatttcagtaaattcgttacaatattaaggaCTCAGAATTATAGTATACTTGATGTTTAAATACCATACACTAAATACatttattttcttctatttatttcTTGCAGAGAACTATGCGAAcagttttttaatattattaaaaagaatacaaaaaatgtGGAACACAAAGTACTAAATGCCCCTGTTAATATAGCCGAAATGGCTAAAGAAATGGAGAATGTTGATAAGAATATGCATAGTATATGGCTCTCTAATAAGGATGGTGGATCGGTAAGTTGTTTGTATGATATTTGAAAAAATAGCTTACATTTTTCTGTTGTGCAGAAAGTTGATACTAAGAAATTGGAGAAGGCAGAAGCAAAGCTACAGCAAAAACAGGAAAAGCGGCAGGATGTGAATAAAACAGCCGTAGCTGCACCTGTTAAGTTACAAACTGCCACAGCTTCACAAGTGATGagcaagaaaaatacaaaaatggaACAAAAAGGAACCAATCGTTCAATGgacataaaaattgaaaactttgATTTGGCATTTGGCGACAAGTATGTATCGCTCTAACCCTTTGCCTCCCCCACTCCTATTTTGCTCAGATATGCAGTTTTTTCTCCACTTTTTACACTGAATTAAAATTACACACTGTATACGAGGAAAAAGAAATATTTCGCCACAAAAAAAGAAAGCACTATATTGTCAACTACGGTTATTTCTATTAAAACGTATCTGTATACAATTATTTTCCATTCTCAGAGTACTTTTACAAAATGCTAATTTGTTGTTATCATGTGGGCGGCGCTACGGTTTAGTCGGACGCAATGGCTTGGGTAAAACTACTTTACTACGCATGATCTCAGATCGGCAATTGGCTATACCATCACACATAAGCGTACTACATGTTGAACAAGAAGTGGTGGGTAATGATACAAAAGCTGTTGATAGCGTTTTAGAATGTGATTTGGAGCGTAATCGTCTATTGACTCGCGAAAAGGAAATAATTACCACATTGAATAGCGGTATACAGGATACAAAATTAAGTGCCGAACTAAACGAAGTTTATGCACAATTGCAGAATATCGAAGCTGATAAGGCAATAGCCCGTGCTTCGGTTATCTTACGTGGCTTAGGTTTTGATGCTGAAATGCAGCAAAGACCGACAAAGTCATTTTCAGGTGGTTGGCGTATGCGTTTAGCTTTGGCTCGTGCACTATTTTCAAAACCTGATTTGTTGTTGCTCGACGAACCGACAAACATGTTGGATATTAAAGCCATAATTTGGTTGGAAAATTATCTACAATCATGGCCGACAATGTTATTGGTTGTCTCTCACGATCGTAACTTTTTGGAAACTGTGCCAACGGATATAATACATTTACATTCCCAGATGTTGGAAGCTTACAAGTGAGTGATTGTATGAAGTTGATCAAATATGTTTTGTTGCTTTTCTAATTAACcaatttataatttacataattaTATAGAGGTAATTATGAGCAATTTGAAAAGACAAAGAACGAAAAAATGAAAGCTCAACGTCGCGAATATGAAGCGCAAATGGCACATCGGTCGCACGTTCAAGAATTCATCGATCGTTTCCGTTACAATGCCAATCGAGCTTCATCTgtacaatcaaaaataaaaatgttggaaaagctgtaagtttttatgttttttgtattttaagcttGACTAAACttgctttgtattttttttccCGGTTTAAAGACCCGAATTGAAACCCGTTGAAAAGGAAGTCGAAGTTAAACTGAAATTCCCTGATGTTGAACCATTAAATCCGCCGGTTTTGGCTTTATCAGATATTGAATTTAGGTACAAGGACACCGATCCGTTGcccgttttcaaaaatgttaaccTATCCGCAGCCTCTGATTCCCGCATTTGTATTGTAAGTTATTTTTGTTACAAGTTTTCTTGTATTGCCACTATCACTAATTTTTAAAATCCAGGTCGGTGAGAATGGCGCTGGTAAAACGACACTACTCAAAATTATTGTCGGTCAGTTAACGACCATTTATGGTAGTATCATATCCCATCGCGGTCTGCGCATTGGTTATTTTGCACAACATCATGTCGATCACTTGAATATGAACACTACTTGTGTGGGAGTTTTGGCTGAATTATTTCCAGGACGACCTGACGAAGAGTATCGCCGTCAATTGGGCAGTTTTGGCATATCAGGCCAATTGGCTTTACAGAGCATTGCCAGTTTATCAGGAGGCCAGAAATCACGTGTTGCTTTAGCTAAAATGTGCATGGGTGAGTGTTTTGAGAAAATATAGAGAATTTGAGCATCTAGTATTGGTATATATATTTCCTAGCTGATCCCAATTTTCTGGTA
The Eurosta solidaginis isolate ZX-2024a chromosome 5, ASM4086904v1, whole genome shotgun sequence DNA segment above includes these coding regions:
- the LOC137253749 gene encoding ATP-binding cassette sub-family F member 3 → MSQFTDILEREFPAIDNELKDYVEGVLCGSLDDFDTSDDIYDAVGDILQSINIEKSEEDIRELCEQFFNIIKKNTKNVEHKVLNAPVNIAEMAKEMENVDKNMHSIWLSNKDGGSKVDTKKLEKAEAKLQQKQEKRQDVNKTAVAAPVKLQTATASQVMSKKNTKMEQKGTNRSMDIKIENFDLAFGDKVLLQNANLLLSCGRRYGLVGRNGLGKTTLLRMISDRQLAIPSHISVLHVEQEVVGNDTKAVDSVLECDLERNRLLTREKEIITTLNSGIQDTKLSAELNEVYAQLQNIEADKAIARASVILRGLGFDAEMQQRPTKSFSGGWRMRLALARALFSKPDLLLLDEPTNMLDIKAIIWLENYLQSWPTMLLVVSHDRNFLETVPTDIIHLHSQMLEAYKGNYEQFEKTKNEKMKAQRREYEAQMAHRSHVQEFIDRFRYNANRASSVQSKIKMLEKLPELKPVEKEVEVKLKFPDVEPLNPPVLALSDIEFRYKDTDPLPVFKNVNLSAASDSRICIVGENGAGKTTLLKIIVGQLTTIYGSIISHRGLRIGYFAQHHVDHLNMNTTCVGVLAELFPGRPDEEYRRQLGSFGISGQLALQSIASLSGGQKSRVALAKMCMADPNFLVLDEPTNHLDIETIDALGRAINAFKGGVILVSHDERLIKVVCKELWVCGNRTVRAMEGGLDEYKREVYKEIEAANS